From one uncultured Paludibacter sp. genomic stretch:
- a CDS encoding Thioesterase superfamily, producing MKTFTQSYTVKSTDTAASFGSGLLSVFATPAMIALMENTATQTIDNLDDNFTTVGIEINARHLKASTIGETVICTAELINRDGKIYEFYIEVYNSRGDKIGTATHKRAAVNKIEFMKKLEK from the coding sequence ATGAAGACTTTTACTCAATCTTACACCGTAAAATCTACGGATACCGCCGCCAGTTTTGGTTCAGGTCTTTTATCTGTTTTTGCCACGCCGGCTATGATTGCTTTAATGGAAAACACTGCTACCCAAACAATTGACAATTTGGATGATAACTTTACTACTGTCGGTATTGAAATTAATGCAAGACATTTGAAAGCATCGACAATTGGAGAAACTGTAATTTGCACAGCGGAACTGATAAATAGAGATGGTAAGATTTATGAGTTTTATATTGAGGTATACAATTCCAGGGGAGATAAAATAGGAACTGCCACCCATAAAAGAGCGGCAGTAAATAAAATTGAATTTATGAAGAAATTAGAGAAATAA
- a CDS encoding conserved hypothetical protein (Evidence 4 : Unknown function but conserved in other organisms), producing the protein MKIFIIILVVVLLLLVFFSWYAKRKMKNISNVAPHEKIVTLSDANFNHQLKGKTILVDFWAEWCMPCKMMAPILNDLAADLPDGYFVGKLDVDKNQAMAHNFNVRSIPTLILYKNGKEVNRFVGVKTKDFLKKEMMK; encoded by the coding sequence ATGAAGATATTTATTATTATTTTAGTTGTAGTTTTATTACTACTGGTTTTTTTCAGTTGGTATGCCAAAAGAAAAATGAAAAATATTTCTAACGTAGCGCCACACGAAAAAATAGTTACATTGTCTGATGCAAATTTTAATCACCAATTGAAAGGAAAAACAATTTTGGTTGATTTTTGGGCAGAATGGTGTATGCCTTGTAAAATGATGGCTCCTATTTTAAACGATTTGGCTGCAGATTTGCCTGATGGTTATTTTGTAGGTAAGCTGGATGTGGATAAAAATCAAGCGATGGCGCATAATTTTAATGTGAGAAGTATTCCAACATTAATTCTTTACAAAAACGGTAAAGAAGTGAATCGTTTTGTAGGTGTAAAAACAAAAGATTTTCTGAAAAAAGAAATGATGAAATAA
- a CDS encoding Phage shock protein E — protein sequence MDVNSEEAYKLLQKNKEIVLLDVRTFDEFELGYIKGALNIDFYQPDFWEKILQFECGKTYLIYCRTQNRSTSVVDFMIENGFENIYKMTDGFTGWFSNNLPIEE from the coding sequence ATGGATGTAAATTCGGAGGAAGCTTATAAACTTCTTCAAAAAAATAAAGAAATAGTTCTTCTTGATGTTCGAACTTTTGACGAATTTGAATTAGGGTATATCAAAGGAGCGCTTAATATTGATTTTTATCAACCGGATTTTTGGGAGAAAATACTCCAATTTGAATGCGGGAAAACGTATTTGATTTATTGTAGAACACAAAATCGAAGCACTTCGGTGGTAGATTTTATGATTGAAAATGGATTCGAGAATATCTACAAAATGACTGACGGTTTTACCGGTTGGTTTTCAAATAATCTACCTATTGAGGAATAA
- a CDS encoding FAD-dependent pyridine nucleotide-disulfide oxidoreductase translates to MKKVLILGGGFAGVQAAIDLQKSKLFDVTLVSDRDFLYLYPVSIWIPVHKINEKDVKISLQKISKKHQFNLTIDKVTGIKASENLVICNSQTLSYDYLIVAFGADKLTLKGMEYTTTICGKPEQTLELQTQLDNLIAKGSGKIAIGFGGNPKDKSAVRGGPAFEFVFNLDNYLRRKGIRNNFELTMFAPMAEPGAKMGKAALNAMPKMLKSKKIETRYSKKITEFIADGIVFEDNTKLESDLIMFISAGTGSAVLKNTDLPLSEADFVKINDYCQIPEFPNIFAIGDAAALEGPDWIAKQGHVAEIMGSNAAYNIIQIEKSSPKRKGYQKDLSIICVMDMGDGAAFVYRNGKTEIMIPMPVVGHWMKKAWGVYSKWTKLKLLPKII, encoded by the coding sequence ATGAAAAAAGTTTTAATTCTTGGTGGCGGTTTTGCCGGAGTGCAAGCGGCAATTGATTTGCAAAAGAGTAAATTGTTTGATGTTACTTTGGTTTCGGATAGAGATTTTTTGTATTTGTATCCAGTTTCTATTTGGATTCCCGTGCATAAAATCAATGAAAAAGATGTAAAAATCTCATTGCAAAAAATCAGTAAGAAACATCAATTCAACTTAACTATTGATAAAGTTACCGGAATTAAAGCGTCTGAAAATTTGGTGATTTGTAATAGCCAAACATTGAGTTATGATTATTTGATTGTTGCTTTTGGTGCAGATAAATTGACTTTGAAGGGAATGGAATATACTACCACGATATGTGGAAAACCTGAGCAAACACTTGAACTTCAAACTCAATTAGATAATCTTATTGCAAAAGGAAGCGGAAAAATCGCCATTGGTTTTGGCGGCAATCCTAAAGATAAATCGGCAGTGCGTGGAGGTCCTGCTTTTGAGTTTGTTTTCAATTTGGATAATTATTTAAGGAGAAAGGGAATTCGCAATAACTTTGAACTCACTATGTTTGCACCAATGGCGGAACCAGGCGCAAAAATGGGTAAAGCGGCGTTAAATGCTATGCCTAAAATGTTAAAATCAAAAAAAATAGAAACACGTTATAGCAAAAAAATAACAGAGTTTATTGCTGATGGTATTGTTTTTGAGGACAACACAAAATTGGAATCAGACTTGATAATGTTTATTTCAGCCGGAACAGGTTCTGCCGTATTAAAAAATACCGATTTACCGTTATCCGAAGCCGATTTTGTGAAAATAAACGATTATTGTCAAATACCGGAATTTCCGAATATTTTTGCTATTGGCGATGCTGCAGCTCTTGAAGGTCCTGATTGGATTGCAAAACAAGGACACGTAGCAGAAATTATGGGAAGTAACGCAGCATACAATATTATTCAAATAGAGAAAAGCTCTCCAAAGCGAAAAGGATACCAAAAAGATTTAAGCATTATCTGTGTTATGGATATGGGAGATGGAGCTGCATTTGTTTATCGTAACGGTAAAACAGAAATAATGATTCCAATGCCTGTAGTTGGACATTGGATGAAAAAAGCGTGGGGTGTTTATTCCAAGTGGACAAAGCTCAAATTATTACCCAAAATTATTTAG
- a CDS encoding putative metal-binding protein (Evidence 3 : Putative function from multiple computational evidences): MKEQKELYTKDDLKMMRAAEDSLLMGQNRVAELMKFAENSGIKRIGIAHCIGMTREANQLKQRLSEKFDVYTVDCKYGKIPAAELLDDENVRGTSCNPAGQADFLADKNTNLNISFGLCMGHDIMFNMKSKAPTTTLIVKDRENKHNTYHEFLKSK, encoded by the coding sequence ATGAAAGAACAAAAAGAATTATATACGAAAGATGATTTGAAGATGATGCGTGCGGCTGAAGACTCGCTTTTAATGGGTCAAAACCGTGTGGCAGAATTGATGAAATTTGCTGAAAATTCCGGGATAAAACGTATTGGAATTGCGCATTGCATTGGGATGACCCGTGAAGCAAATCAATTAAAGCAACGTTTGAGTGAAAAATTCGATGTTTATACCGTTGATTGTAAATACGGTAAAATTCCTGCCGCTGAATTACTTGATGATGAAAATGTTCGCGGTACTTCGTGTAATCCAGCAGGACAAGCTGATTTTCTTGCGGATAAAAATACCAATTTAAATATATCTTTCGGGTTATGTATGGGACATGATATTATGTTCAATATGAAATCAAAAGCGCCTACTACAACACTGATTGTGAAAGATCGTGAGAATAAACACAATACTTATCATGAATTTTTAAAATCAAAATAA
- a CDS encoding putative Beta-lactamase hydrolase-family protein (Evidence 3 : Putative function from multiple computational evidences), whose protein sequence is MTENYFQYSDKLSSGAQPTEEEIAELKKAGFEVVFNISTPTAKNALINEAAVTEKLGMYYVHFPVDCSDLQPIHYNTFAGIMNGLADKKVFVHCGANIKSSNLIHMYDVLAKGKDELLSLETLFKIQIPEDKWFDYFKKMGMRGVSKKAA, encoded by the coding sequence ATGACAGAAAATTATTTTCAATATTCGGATAAATTATCATCCGGAGCACAACCGACAGAAGAAGAAATTGCCGAATTAAAAAAAGCGGGATTTGAGGTTGTTTTTAATATCTCCACTCCAACAGCAAAAAATGCTTTGATAAATGAAGCTGCTGTTACGGAAAAACTTGGTATGTATTACGTACATTTTCCTGTGGATTGTTCTGATTTACAACCGATACATTATAATACATTTGCCGGAATTATGAATGGTTTAGCTGACAAGAAAGTATTTGTGCATTGCGGGGCAAATATTAAATCGTCGAATTTAATTCATATGTACGATGTTTTAGCAAAGGGTAAAGATGAACTGCTTTCATTAGAAACATTATTTAAAATACAAATTCCTGAAGATAAATGGTTTGATTATTTTAAAAAAATGGGTATGAGAGGTGTAAGTAAAAAAGCAGCATGA
- a CDS encoding Thioredoxin reductase yields MKEINTQDFENEVLKGGKVVLDFYSTECPPCEALAPKFEALAELYGEKIKFLKIFRQGNRELATSLGVNSSPTLLFFDNGKQILDTISGGIKKAEIIERLDKMISEEEAAAIKANQKSSVSEYDVAILGGGPAGLTAGIYLGQAKIKTLLIDPSLPGGYMGTTHQVSNYPGFEQPQPGFMLAHFMSEQAKHTGIDYKVAVDVTSVDLQKKEIIIDELETIKAKKIIIATGTTPNTMNAPGEVELKGKGISYCATCDAKYFDDKDVVVIGGGNSAVEESLFITKFAKKITMIHQFDKLTANQTAVEELQKNDKISVMYEYEPRKFEKRGDKMITVVENLKTKELSELESDGVFVFIGFKANVSTLGNTLPELDKWGYIKTNEDMQTSISDVYAVGDIISKKYRQITTAVADGTIAAMTISKELD; encoded by the coding sequence ATGAAAGAAATTAATACACAAGATTTTGAAAATGAGGTATTAAAAGGCGGAAAGGTCGTATTGGATTTTTATTCGACAGAATGTCCGCCTTGTGAAGCATTAGCGCCAAAATTCGAAGCGTTGGCGGAACTTTACGGAGAAAAAATTAAGTTTTTAAAAATATTTCGTCAGGGAAACCGTGAATTGGCAACTTCTTTGGGGGTAAATTCATCGCCAACATTACTGTTTTTCGACAATGGGAAACAAATTTTAGACACTATCAGTGGTGGTATTAAAAAAGCGGAAATAATAGAAAGACTGGATAAAATGATATCGGAAGAAGAAGCTGCTGCAATAAAAGCGAATCAGAAATCGTCTGTTTCAGAGTATGATGTTGCAATTCTTGGAGGTGGTCCTGCTGGATTAACTGCGGGAATTTATCTTGGTCAAGCTAAAATCAAAACCCTATTGATAGATCCTTCGCTTCCGGGAGGTTATATGGGAACCACACATCAAGTTTCCAATTATCCCGGTTTTGAACAACCCCAACCGGGTTTTATGTTAGCACATTTTATGAGCGAGCAAGCAAAACATACAGGAATTGACTATAAAGTAGCCGTTGATGTAACTTCGGTAGATTTACAAAAGAAGGAAATCATAATTGATGAATTGGAAACCATCAAAGCAAAAAAAATCATTATTGCTACGGGAACAACTCCAAATACAATGAATGCTCCCGGCGAAGTTGAACTGAAAGGAAAAGGTATTTCATACTGTGCTACTTGCGATGCAAAATACTTCGACGACAAAGACGTGGTAGTAATTGGAGGAGGAAATTCAGCAGTGGAAGAATCGTTGTTTATTACCAAATTTGCAAAAAAAATAACAATGATTCATCAATTTGATAAATTAACAGCAAATCAAACGGCTGTTGAAGAATTGCAGAAAAACGATAAAATATCAGTAATGTACGAATATGAACCCCGTAAATTTGAAAAACGCGGAGATAAAATGATTACTGTAGTTGAAAATTTGAAGACCAAAGAATTAAGCGAATTAGAATCGGACGGAGTTTTTGTTTTTATCGGTTTCAAAGCTAATGTTTCCACGCTGGGAAATACACTTCCTGAATTAGATAAATGGGGCTATATTAAAACTAATGAAGATATGCAGACCAGCATTTCTGATGTGTATGCCGTAGGCGACATCATAAGCAAAAAATATCGTCAAATTACGACGGCTGTGGCGGACGGAACGATTGCCGCTATGACAATTTCAAAAGAATTAGATTAA
- a CDS encoding Arylsulfatase regulator — protein MSKSKHNIVVKVKDSEEFFIVNPLHKSADFISAEELAMLEKEQDNNEEFADRGYLVDDENEKRIFKFEYLNFIENRESDETQLFFVPNYSCNFACSYCYQEGYEPVKQVLNTEIVDAFFKYIKLEFAGRQKYITVFGGEPLLPGENHRKLIAYFIEKANEANLDLAFVTNGYTLEEYIDLLKTARIREIQVTLDGTQQIHDQRRYLHGKKPTFEKITKGIDACLEAKLNINLRVVVDKENIDNLADLAQFTIEKGWTKSLYFKTQIGRNYELHYCNSTPEKLFDRATLYAYLYELIKKNPHITEFYKPAYSITKYIAEYEELPAPLFDSCPACKTEWAFDYTGTIYSCTATVGKKGEELGTFYPYITKNEDTIEEWQNRDITTIEKCKSCEVALACGGGCASVAKNKNGHINTPDCRPIKELLTLGSAFYLK, from the coding sequence TTGAGTAAGAGCAAACATAATATTGTGGTCAAAGTAAAAGATTCAGAAGAGTTTTTTATTGTAAATCCACTTCATAAATCGGCTGATTTTATATCGGCAGAAGAATTAGCCATGCTTGAAAAAGAGCAAGATAATAATGAAGAATTTGCCGATAGAGGATATTTAGTTGACGATGAAAATGAAAAGCGTATTTTTAAGTTTGAATATCTTAACTTTATAGAAAATCGTGAAAGCGATGAAACTCAGTTGTTTTTCGTGCCGAATTACTCTTGTAATTTTGCTTGTTCATATTGTTATCAGGAAGGTTATGAACCTGTAAAACAAGTTTTGAATACTGAAATCGTTGATGCTTTTTTCAAATATATTAAATTAGAATTTGCAGGAAGACAAAAATATATTACTGTTTTTGGAGGAGAACCGCTTTTACCCGGTGAAAACCATCGTAAACTTATCGCTTATTTTATTGAAAAAGCAAACGAAGCTAACTTAGATTTGGCATTTGTTACCAACGGTTATACATTGGAAGAATATATTGATTTGTTGAAAACGGCAAGGATACGTGAAATACAGGTGACGCTGGACGGCACACAACAAATACACGACCAACGCAGATATTTACATGGTAAAAAACCTACTTTTGAAAAAATTACCAAAGGAATTGATGCGTGTTTAGAAGCAAAATTAAACATTAATCTTCGAGTTGTAGTAGATAAAGAAAATATTGATAATTTGGCTGATTTAGCTCAATTTACAATTGAAAAGGGGTGGACAAAATCACTGTATTTCAAAACACAAATTGGGAGAAATTACGAACTTCATTATTGTAACAGCACGCCGGAAAAACTTTTTGATAGGGCAACTTTGTACGCATATCTGTATGAGTTGATCAAAAAAAATCCTCATATTACCGAATTTTATAAACCGGCGTATTCTATAACAAAGTATATTGCTGAGTATGAGGAACTCCCGGCTCCATTGTTTGATAGTTGCCCTGCATGTAAAACAGAATGGGCATTTGATTATACCGGAACCATCTATTCTTGCACTGCAACCGTTGGGAAAAAAGGGGAGGAGTTAGGCACATTCTATCCTTACATAACCAAAAATGAAGATACTATTGAAGAATGGCAAAACCGTGATATTACTACCATTGAAAAATGCAAATCTTGCGAAGTTGCTCTTGCTTGTGGCGGGGGTTGTGCATCCGTGGCTAAAAATAAAAATGGACACATCAACACTCCTGACTGCAGACCAATAAAAGAACTGCTTACTTTGGGAAGTGCATTTTATTTAAAATGA